The following are from one region of the Vitis riparia cultivar Riparia Gloire de Montpellier isolate 1030 chromosome 9, EGFV_Vit.rip_1.0, whole genome shotgun sequence genome:
- the LOC117921691 gene encoding uncharacterized protein LOC117921691 yields MGSEAKSNGGNGGFRSRMEYYLYSGDKKHVLAGIAIFSIAFGIPWYLMTRGTKQDSHQDYMDRAEKARRARLSTSSSSDKNDI; encoded by the exons ATGGGAAGCGAAGCCAAGAGCAATGGCGGCAATGGAGGTTTCAGGTCAAGAATGGAGTACTACCTCTACAGTGGGGACAAGAAGCACGTCCTTGCGGGCATTGCCATCTTCAGCATCGCCTTTGGGATTCCATGGTATCTAATGACCCGAG GAACAAAGCAAGATTCTCATCAAGATTACATGGACAGAGCTGAAAAAGCAAGGAGGGCAAGGCTTTCTACAAGTTCATCATCcgataaaaatgatatttga